One window from the genome of Myxococcales bacterium encodes:
- a CDS encoding flotillin family protein: MTTTVVILALIAFAVIAAFVIVTRMLFICPPNEVLIFSGTHRRISSSDGRVVGYRLVQGGRGVRIPLFEVVDRMNLTNMVIDLRVSGAYSKGGIPLNVQGVANVKISSQTTQLANAIERFLGRKREDIMNVARETLEGNLRGVLAMLTPEEVNTDREKFAQALLHEADTDLGRLGLELDTLKVQSVSDDKGYLESLGRRQTAELIKRSRISEADNKALSAERAAENLRTQELAKVDAEILQWRAYAAGLILDAQTGKEALIAEARGAVQALVAKSIAEVEVQRARLEQVRYQLIADEVRPAEARRARKIAEAHGAAATLKEEGRASADAIRSLGATWVKNGENARQIFVAQKLTPLVRALMSTVGKIEVNKLSLIDRNLSQGGGGGNAAVNAATFAEQLKQTTGVDLVAMATNRTKPT; encoded by the coding sequence ATGACAACAACGGTCGTAATTCTCGCCCTCATCGCCTTCGCGGTGATCGCCGCCTTCGTCATCGTGACGCGGATGCTGTTCATCTGCCCACCCAACGAGGTGCTGATCTTCTCGGGGACGCATCGCCGCATCTCGTCGTCGGATGGCCGCGTGGTGGGCTATCGCCTGGTGCAGGGCGGGCGCGGGGTGCGCATTCCGCTGTTCGAGGTCGTCGATCGCATGAACCTTACCAACATGGTGATCGACCTGCGCGTCTCGGGTGCGTACTCCAAGGGCGGCATTCCGCTCAACGTGCAGGGCGTCGCCAACGTCAAGATTTCTAGTCAGACCACCCAGCTCGCCAACGCGATCGAGCGCTTCTTGGGGCGCAAACGCGAAGACATCATGAACGTCGCGCGCGAGACGCTCGAGGGCAATCTGCGCGGCGTGCTCGCCATGCTGACGCCTGAAGAAGTAAACACCGATCGTGAAAAATTTGCCCAGGCGTTGCTGCACGAGGCCGATACCGATCTCGGTCGCTTAGGACTCGAGCTCGACACGCTCAAGGTGCAATCGGTTTCAGACGACAAGGGCTATCTCGAGTCGCTGGGGCGCCGCCAAACCGCCGAACTAATCAAACGCTCGCGCATCTCCGAGGCCGACAATAAAGCGCTTTCGGCCGAGCGCGCCGCCGAGAACTTGCGCACGCAAGAGCTGGCCAAGGTCGACGCCGAAATCTTGCAGTGGCGAGCCTATGCCGCGGGTCTCATCCTCGACGCCCAAACCGGCAAAGAGGCGCTCATCGCCGAGGCGCGGGGCGCGGTGCAAGCGCTGGTCGCCAAGTCGATCGCCGAGGTCGAGGTGCAACGGGCGCGCCTCGAGCAAGTTCGCTACCAGCTTATCGCCGACGAGGTGCGTCCGGCCGAGGCGCGGCGCGCACGCAAGATCGCTGAGGCCCATGGCGCCGCGGCAACGCTGAAAGAAGAAGGCCGCGCTAGCGCGGACGCCATTCGCAGCCTCGGCGCGACGTGGGTAAAGAACGGCGAAAACGCGCGGCAAATCTTTGTGGCGCAAAAGCTAACGCCACTCGTGCGCGCGCTGATGAGCACCGTCGGCAAGATCGAGGTCAACAAGCTCTCGCTCATCGACCGCAACCTGTCGCAGGGTGGCGGTGGCGGCAACGCGGCCGTCAACGCCGCAACGTTTGCCGAGCAGCTCAAGCAAACCACCGGCGTCGATCTGGTGGCAATGGCGACCAATCGCACTAAGCC
- a CDS encoding flotillin family protein: MGTMFETLIGAVVLAVGAIVILSWIFRSFLSICRPNEILIFSGRRHRLPDGRDVGFRVVAGGRGFRIPIVEKVDRMDVSLISVPMQVQGAYSEGGIPLTVHAVANVKVSTNPRIVGNAIERFLGVPTREIGRVAKETMEGHLRGVIASMTPEEVNEDRLKFSRQLELQAEPDLQKLGLALDTLKIQHVADERNYLESIGRQRIAEVLRVAEVAESDAMRAAAEAEAAATARGKVAHTNAEAAIAQKKNELRQIQAELNGTAQSEIEKAKAAGEQARAEAELELQKIRGQLETLRLEADVTIPAETARIVQEINAAGDAAPIAANGEAMAASLELVSQAWRESGGKAMEMFVLQNLDTLFAEVTQAAQRISVDEVNLMDSGDGKMLAAYASAYPAAVAALLREVSSTIGVDIPALIAGRRAPGGLS; this comes from the coding sequence ATGGGAACCATGTTTGAAACGTTGATCGGGGCGGTGGTGCTGGCCGTTGGCGCGATCGTGATCCTAAGTTGGATCTTTCGCAGCTTTCTGTCGATTTGTCGGCCCAATGAGATTTTGATCTTCTCGGGGCGGAGGCATCGGCTGCCCGACGGCCGCGACGTCGGCTTTCGCGTCGTCGCCGGTGGCCGCGGCTTTCGCATCCCCATCGTCGAAAAAGTCGACCGCATGGACGTCTCGCTGATTTCGGTGCCGATGCAGGTGCAAGGGGCTTATTCTGAAGGCGGCATTCCGCTCACGGTACACGCGGTTGCCAACGTCAAGGTCTCGACCAATCCCAGGATTGTCGGCAACGCCATCGAGCGCTTCCTGGGCGTGCCCACCCGCGAAATCGGTCGCGTCGCCAAAGAAACCATGGAAGGCCATCTGCGCGGCGTGATCGCGTCGATGACCCCGGAAGAGGTCAACGAAGATCGCCTCAAGTTTTCGCGCCAGCTCGAGCTGCAAGCCGAGCCGGATTTGCAAAAGCTGGGGCTGGCGCTTGATACCCTGAAGATCCAACACGTCGCCGACGAGCGCAACTACCTCGAAAGCATCGGCCGCCAACGCATCGCCGAGGTCTTGCGCGTCGCCGAGGTCGCCGAGAGCGATGCCATGCGCGCGGCCGCGGAGGCAGAGGCTGCGGCAACGGCGCGCGGCAAGGTCGCCCATACCAACGCCGAGGCGGCCATCGCGCAAAAGAAAAACGAGCTGCGGCAGATTCAAGCCGAGCTCAATGGCACCGCGCAGTCGGAAATCGAAAAGGCCAAGGCCGCCGGTGAGCAAGCGCGCGCCGAGGCCGAGCTGGAGCTGCAAAAAATCCGCGGCCAGCTCGAAACCTTGCGCCTCGAGGCCGACGTGACAATTCCGGCGGAGACGGCGCGCATCGTGCAAGAGATCAATGCCGCCGGCGACGCCGCGCCGATTGCCGCCAACGGCGAGGCCATGGCCGCCTCGCTTGAGCTGGTGTCGCAGGCGTGGCGCGAGAGCGGCGGCAAGGCGATGGAAATGTTCGTGCTGCAAAATCTCGACACGCTCTTTGCCGAGGTCACGCAGGCCGCGCAACGCATTTCGGTTGATGAGGTCAATCTCATGGACAGCGGCGACGGCAAGATGTTGGCGGCTTATGCCTCGGCGTATCCAGCCGCGGTGGCCGCGCTGTTGCGTGAAGTTTCGAGCACCATTGGCGTGGATATCCCCGCGCTCATTGCGGGACGCCGCGCGCCAGGAGGGCTGTCATGA
- a CDS encoding carboxypeptidase regulatory-like domain-containing protein — MAHLRLLLALPSLISLLACAVGNGCAARQHARGPTTGGIFGLVRDKSSGEALPVARVELAPLALGAAPALSLDGRGSFERGELTPGTYTLSATYAAQRITVSGIAVERGRMTPVDVAFDLGFDGDIAMTYDELTKQPLARYRLGDGRGTTGKLEIVVESAGEAQRLAQVTVFLSAAQLSEPILLQTDAQGRALSPPLQSGIYELSAYYTEVRRGSLEQRKGGIAVSPGEVTVVPFRIEVPGTTKR; from the coding sequence ATGGCTCATCTGCGTTTGCTGCTGGCACTGCCGTCGTTGATCTCGCTGCTCGCGTGCGCCGTTGGCAACGGCTGTGCCGCGCGCCAACACGCGCGAGGGCCGACCACCGGCGGCATATTCGGCTTGGTGCGCGACAAGTCGAGCGGGGAAGCCTTGCCCGTGGCGCGCGTGGAGCTGGCCCCTCTGGCGCTGGGTGCGGCCCCTGCCCTTTCGCTTGACGGCCGCGGCTCGTTTGAGCGCGGCGAGTTGACGCCCGGGACGTACACCCTCTCCGCGACTTATGCCGCGCAGCGGATAACGGTGTCGGGGATCGCCGTCGAGCGAGGTCGCATGACGCCCGTCGATGTCGCATTTGATCTCGGCTTTGATGGCGACATTGCAATGACGTATGACGAGCTAACCAAGCAACCGCTTGCCCGATATCGCCTCGGCGACGGCCGCGGCACCACCGGCAAGCTCGAAATCGTCGTCGAGAGCGCGGGCGAGGCGCAGCGGCTGGCGCAAGTAACCGTCTTCTTGTCGGCGGCGCAACTCAGCGAGCCCATCTTGCTGCAAACCGACGCGCAGGGCCGCGCCCTCTCGCCGCCCCTGCAGTCGGGCATCTACGAACTAAGCGCCTACTACACTGAGGTACGGCGCGGCTCCCTAGAGCAACGCAAGGGCGGGATCGCGGTCAGCCCAGGGGAAGTCACCGTGGTGCCGTTTCGCATCGAGGTGCCGGGCACCACCAAACGCTAG
- a CDS encoding aspartate 1-decarboxylase — translation MSHRLHMFKAKIHRATVTHADLEYEGSVTISGELLDAAGILEHEQVHIWNVTRGTRLQTYALRGDENSGVICINGAAAHHAAPGDKVIIATFAEVEAEAAQAWQPTCVFVDAKNRMKAIGEEVAGPKRRLNAV, via the coding sequence ATGTCGCACCGCTTACACATGTTTAAGGCAAAAATCCATCGCGCCACCGTCACCCATGCCGACCTCGAATACGAGGGGAGCGTTACCATCAGCGGTGAGCTCCTCGATGCGGCCGGCATTCTAGAGCACGAGCAGGTTCACATCTGGAACGTCACGCGCGGCACGCGGTTGCAAACCTATGCCCTGCGCGGCGACGAGAACAGCGGCGTCATTTGCATCAATGGCGCCGCCGCCCACCATGCGGCGCCAGGCGACAAGGTCATCATTGCAACGTTCGCCGAGGTCGAGGCCGAGGCTGCGCAGGCGTGGCAGCCGACCTGCGTCTTTGTCGACGCGAAGAATCGCATGAAGGCAATTGGCGAAGAAGTCGCCGGTCCCAAGCGTCGCCTCAACGCAGTCTAA
- a CDS encoding zinc-binding dehydrogenase has translation MSRWAVGDRVLAITGGGAMAEHVVIAQDELVAVPVGMSAAEAASIPEAFVTAWDAIIVQGRMARGDAVLIHAAASGVGMAAVAIVQAFGGHAIATTRSAAKAEVVRRYAPTATVIVAQDKASFAAEVMAAAPGGVAVVLDCVGAAYFDDNVSVLAPGGRWLLIGFLGGSRKEISLVPLLMKKLSLIGSTLRSRGSAERAATAAAFAREVMPLFASGAIALPPLVVRPIDELAAAQAEMERNLTVGKTVLTMWQQS, from the coding sequence TTGTCGCGCTGGGCGGTCGGCGATCGCGTGCTGGCGATCACGGGTGGCGGCGCGATGGCCGAGCATGTCGTCATCGCGCAGGACGAACTCGTCGCGGTGCCGGTTGGCATGAGCGCGGCTGAGGCCGCATCTATCCCGGAGGCCTTCGTGACGGCATGGGACGCCATCATCGTGCAAGGTCGCATGGCGCGCGGCGACGCCGTGCTCATTCACGCCGCCGCCAGCGGCGTCGGCATGGCCGCGGTAGCCATCGTGCAGGCCTTTGGCGGCCACGCCATTGCGACGACGCGCTCGGCGGCCAAGGCGGAGGTGGTGCGCCGCTATGCCCCAACGGCCACGGTGATCGTCGCGCAAGACAAGGCGAGCTTTGCCGCCGAGGTGATGGCGGCGGCGCCTGGTGGCGTTGCGGTCGTGCTCGATTGCGTCGGCGCGGCGTATTTCGACGACAACGTCAGCGTGCTCGCCCCTGGCGGGCGGTGGTTGCTCATCGGCTTTCTCGGCGGCTCGCGCAAAGAGATTTCACTTGTGCCTTTGCTTATGAAAAAGCTTTCGCTCATTGGTTCAACCTTGCGCTCGCGAGGGTCCGCGGAGCGTGCGGCGACGGCTGCCGCGTTTGCGCGCGAGGTGATGCCGCTCTTCGCGTCGGGGGCCATCGCCCTGCCGCCTCTGGTCGTCCGGCCCATCGACGAGCTGGCCGCCGCGCAGGCCGAGATGGAGCGCAATCTTACCGTTGGCAAGACCGTGCTAACAATGTGGCAACAGAGTTAG
- a CDS encoding alcohol dehydrogenase catalytic domain-containing protein, giving the protein MKVIEYRGKGDESVIAVGERPTPQPERLGAGMARVRVQAVGLNRADLLQRKGQYPAPAGYPPDIPGLEFAGVIDALGPAGEDICRAGRSAIACWRSRVAARWPSMSSSRRTNSSRCRLA; this is encoded by the coding sequence ATGAAAGTTATTGAGTATCGCGGCAAGGGCGACGAGAGCGTCATCGCGGTGGGCGAGCGACCGACGCCGCAACCGGAGAGGTTGGGCGCAGGCATGGCGCGCGTGCGCGTGCAGGCGGTGGGGCTTAACCGCGCGGATCTGTTGCAGCGCAAAGGCCAGTATCCGGCGCCGGCGGGGTATCCGCCCGACATACCCGGGCTCGAATTCGCTGGCGTCATCGATGCGCTTGGCCCCGCAGGGGAGGACATTTGTCGCGCTGGGCGGTCGGCGATCGCGTGCTGGCGATCACGGGTGGCGGCGCGATGGCCGAGCATGTCGTCATCGCGCAGGACGAACTCGTCGCGGTGCCGGTTGGCATGA
- a CDS encoding FixH family protein yields the protein MRHTYNFHAWAMTGLVATAATSLALAACGSDEHGHSNTVDCDLETRDDVYEPGLSKTGEAGLTFTIVEATPSPPARNDNTWTVELAQDGTPVTADDFDVTPFMPDHGHGTPTITEVTPGAATGDYTLEPVNMFMPGLWEITLSASVGDVTDSVVFRFCIPS from the coding sequence ATGAGGCACACCTACAATTTTCACGCGTGGGCCATGACGGGCTTGGTCGCAACCGCAGCCACCAGCCTCGCGCTCGCAGCCTGCGGCAGCGACGAGCACGGCCACTCGAATACGGTTGATTGCGATCTCGAGACGCGCGACGACGTGTATGAGCCCGGCCTGAGCAAGACGGGCGAAGCGGGGTTAACGTTTACCATCGTAGAGGCGACGCCCTCCCCACCTGCTCGCAACGACAACACGTGGACCGTGGAGCTAGCGCAGGACGGCACGCCGGTCACTGCAGATGACTTCGACGTCACGCCCTTTATGCCCGACCACGGCCATGGCACGCCAACGATCACCGAGGTGACGCCAGGTGCAGCGACAGGCGACTACACGCTTGAGCCGGTGAACATGTTCATGCCCGGGCTGTGGGAAATCACGCTAAGCGCCAGCGTCGGCGACGTCACCGACAGCGTCGTCTTTCGCTTTTGCATTCCGAGCTGA
- a CDS encoding sigma-54-dependent Fis family transcriptional regulator codes for MQRNKKDARHFLVADSAPMKAVVAAIEAFGAGDEPVLICGEHGTGRELVARVLHDTSARKTRRFLAVRPTFVAESEDGAAVTPEDIAAEAAFATAAGGTLLIKDISDLSAAAQRTVKRVLRRAAGDGRPDVRLVASADADLEVAVNGKMLGRDLYDSLSRQLIELPPLRQRTEDIPQLVERWLNHYASEIGRGSMKVATRAHQRLMSYPWPGNVGELKNIVRRLAARVSGARVEAGDIETVLPAIAERVPLEDMSFEDMVKAKLSGFMRRMDGYPVTDLYEKILERVERPLFDLVMEQTAGNQVKAAEILGVNRNTLRRRLAVFGMRTKRAGKRARVEAALDIVKATGSGQ; via the coding sequence GTGCAACGCAATAAGAAAGACGCCCGACATTTTTTGGTAGCCGATAGCGCGCCGATGAAGGCCGTGGTCGCGGCCATCGAAGCGTTTGGCGCGGGCGACGAGCCAGTCTTAATTTGCGGCGAACACGGCACGGGCCGCGAACTCGTGGCGCGGGTGCTGCACGACACCAGCGCGCGCAAGACGCGGCGCTTTCTCGCGGTGCGCCCAACCTTTGTCGCGGAGTCAGAAGACGGCGCCGCGGTGACGCCAGAAGACATCGCCGCCGAGGCCGCCTTTGCCACCGCCGCGGGCGGCACCTTGCTCATTAAAGACATCAGCGATTTGTCGGCGGCGGCACAGCGCACGGTCAAGCGGGTGTTGCGGCGCGCGGCGGGCGATGGGCGCCCCGACGTCCGGCTGGTAGCGTCTGCCGATGCCGACCTCGAAGTGGCGGTCAATGGCAAGATGCTTGGCCGCGACCTCTACGACTCGCTCAGCCGCCAGCTCATCGAATTGCCGCCTTTGCGACAGCGCACCGAAGACATTCCCCAGCTCGTCGAGCGCTGGCTGAATCACTACGCGTCGGAAATAGGCCGCGGCTCGATGAAGGTCGCAACGCGGGCGCACCAACGCCTGATGTCGTATCCGTGGCCTGGCAACGTCGGCGAGCTTAAAAATATCGTGCGTCGCCTCGCGGCGCGGGTTTCCGGCGCCAGGGTAGAGGCCGGCGACATCGAAACGGTGCTGCCGGCCATTGCCGAGCGCGTGCCGCTTGAGGACATGTCGTTTGAAGACATGGTCAAGGCCAAGTTGTCGGGCTTTATGCGCCGCATGGATGGCTATCCCGTGACGGACCTCTACGAGAAAATCCTTGAGCGCGTCGAGCGACCGCTTTTTGACCTGGTGATGGAGCAAACCGCCGGCAATCAGGTGAAGGCGGCGGAGATCTTAGGCGTCAATCGCAACACGCTGCGCCGCCGTCTGGCCGTATTTGGCATGCGCACCAAGCGTGCCGGCAAGCGCGCCCGCGTCGAGGCCGCGCTTGATATCGTTAAAGCCACGGGCTCGGGCCAGTAG
- the dusB gene encoding tRNA dihydrouridine synthase DusB: MRVGPLTIDPAVLLAPMASVTDLPFRTVCEEFGVGLTITEFLSAKALQLGDNKTTKKLTASLGGRPFGVQIFGREEAAMFAAAQVAVGIGASLVDINMGCPAKRVVAGECGSALMREPEVAQALVRAVVAAVPAHVPVTVKHRAGWDATHLNAPEFACALVEAGAQMITVHGRTRSQGFGGRSDHAIIAKVRDALPAHIPVVANGDVVDIEGYLRIKENTGADAVMIGRGAMGNPWFFRRLKALAAGHADPGPPTLEERLEALERHVGLIAELKAGPRALHEVRKACAWYARGLYGCNAFRVAVWDTKDLALLLPMSRDYFSQLLERRSRLGLAPEADRLEINAVMDAAGDDSAFAMASA, from the coding sequence ATGCGCGTCGGCCCTCTGACTATCGATCCCGCGGTGCTTTTGGCACCGATGGCCTCGGTAACCGACCTGCCATTTCGCACCGTGTGTGAAGAGTTCGGTGTCGGCCTTACCATCACGGAGTTTTTAAGCGCCAAGGCGTTGCAGCTCGGCGACAACAAGACCACGAAAAAACTAACTGCCAGCTTGGGCGGTCGCCCATTTGGTGTGCAAATTTTTGGACGCGAGGAAGCAGCGATGTTCGCGGCGGCGCAAGTCGCGGTCGGCATTGGCGCCTCGCTCGTCGATATCAACATGGGGTGCCCGGCCAAGCGCGTCGTCGCCGGCGAGTGCGGTTCGGCGCTGATGCGCGAGCCCGAGGTTGCGCAGGCGCTGGTGCGCGCGGTCGTTGCCGCGGTGCCGGCCCATGTGCCGGTCACGGTTAAACACCGCGCAGGCTGGGACGCGACCCACCTCAACGCGCCAGAATTCGCTTGCGCCTTGGTCGAGGCCGGCGCGCAGATGATTACGGTGCATGGGCGCACCCGGTCGCAGGGGTTTGGCGGGCGCAGCGACCACGCCATCATCGCCAAGGTGCGCGATGCCTTGCCCGCGCATATCCCGGTGGTGGCCAATGGCGACGTCGTCGACATCGAGGGGTACCTTCGCATCAAGGAAAACACCGGCGCCGACGCGGTCATGATTGGCCGCGGCGCCATGGGTAACCCTTGGTTTTTCCGCCGGCTCAAGGCGCTGGCGGCAGGCCATGCCGACCCGGGCCCGCCGACGCTGGAAGAACGCCTGGAGGCGCTGGAGCGCCACGTTGGGCTTATCGCGGAGCTCAAGGCTGGGCCGCGCGCGCTGCACGAAGTGCGCAAGGCCTGTGCGTGGTACGCCCGCGGCCTCTATGGCTGTAATGCCTTTCGCGTCGCCGTATGGGACACCAAGGACCTAGCCCTGCTGCTCCCCATGTCGCGCGACTATTTTTCACAACTTCTTGAGCGGCGATCGCGCCTCGGGCTAGCGCCAGAGGCAGATCGCTTGGAAATCAACGCGGTGATGGATGCCGCAGGGGACGACAGCGCCTTCGCCATGGCGAGCGCGTAG
- a CDS encoding molybdenum cofactor guanylyltransferase, giving the protein MVIGCILGGGDATRFGGIDKLALQIEGSSICQRLLAALAPVVDEVVVATGAAGRARLDSVPSHVRIVHDAAPGLGPLAGLAAAFSQSSATAVVLVGGDMPFITTPVLRRLLAAYRAGHDGAAFSVNGRLEPLLAVYGRALLPHVSDLLARGSRRMSDVLEKSMGNVCVLTENDLASVDEHFRCLTNLNSAHDVARIRST; this is encoded by the coding sequence ATGGTCATCGGCTGCATCCTCGGCGGCGGCGACGCGACGCGATTTGGCGGCATCGACAAGCTCGCGCTCCAGATCGAGGGCAGCTCGATCTGCCAGCGGCTGCTTGCCGCGCTGGCACCCGTGGTTGACGAGGTCGTGGTGGCTACCGGAGCCGCCGGTCGCGCGCGCCTGGATTCGGTGCCATCTCACGTCCGCATCGTCCACGACGCCGCGCCTGGCCTTGGCCCGCTCGCCGGCCTCGCGGCGGCATTTTCGCAATCCTCGGCGACGGCCGTGGTGCTCGTGGGCGGCGACATGCCATTCATCACCACGCCCGTGCTGCGGCGGTTGCTCGCCGCGTATCGCGCGGGCCACGATGGCGCGGCATTTAGCGTAAATGGCCGCTTAGAGCCACTTTTGGCGGTGTATGGCCGCGCCCTTTTGCCGCACGTAAGCGACCTGCTAGCGCGCGGATCGCGGCGCATGAGCGACGTCCTTGAAAAGTCAATGGGGAACGTTTGCGTGCTAACCGAAAACGACTTAGCAAGCGTTGATGAACATTTCCGTTGCCTGACAAATCTAAACTCGGCTCACGATGTCGCGCGCATCCGGAGCACGTAA
- a CDS encoding inositol monophosphatase, which yields MDQSLPSLLAHARAAARVAAEGIGSTPPIAIATKTTLSDLVTEFDVLAEQLIRAELAVRTPDVAVVGEEGGGELADLYWSVDPIDGTVNFAHGVPIWAVSIGLVREGQPVAGVVLAPALGQEFYAAQGLGAFLVVSKGGAASEAPRRLQVSRTPQLGTSLLASGFPYDLRDPATNNFRQWEAMHRASHACRRLGAASLDVCYVAAGWFDGFWELDLHPWDVAAASIVLAEAGGRLSEHDGGANWLLSGDVVASNGHLHDELLAALAATRRG from the coding sequence ATGGACCAGTCGCTTCCCAGCTTGCTCGCGCATGCCCGCGCCGCCGCGCGGGTGGCCGCGGAGGGCATTGGCTCGACGCCGCCGATTGCGATCGCCACTAAGACCACGTTGTCAGATCTGGTTACCGAATTTGACGTGCTTGCCGAACAGCTCATCCGCGCCGAGCTGGCGGTGCGAACCCCCGATGTCGCAGTGGTGGGCGAGGAGGGCGGTGGCGAACTGGCCGACCTCTATTGGTCGGTGGACCCGATCGACGGCACCGTAAATTTTGCGCATGGCGTGCCTATCTGGGCGGTTTCTATCGGCCTTGTCAGGGAAGGTCAGCCGGTGGCAGGGGTCGTGCTGGCCCCGGCCCTAGGGCAGGAGTTTTACGCCGCGCAGGGCCTTGGTGCCTTCTTGGTTGTGAGCAAGGGCGGCGCCGCTAGCGAGGCGCCGCGTCGGCTACAGGTGAGCCGCACGCCGCAGCTAGGGACATCGCTGCTTGCCTCGGGCTTTCCCTACGATCTTCGCGACCCGGCCACCAACAACTTCCGCCAGTGGGAGGCGATGCATCGCGCGTCGCACGCCTGCCGGAGGCTCGGCGCGGCGTCGCTCGACGTTTGTTATGTTGCGGCCGGCTGGTTTGACGGCTTTTGGGAGCTCGATTTGCACCCGTGGGACGTCGCGGCGGCAAGCATCGTGCTCGCCGAGGCGGGCGGGCGCCTAAGCGAACACGACGGTGGCGCCAACTGGCTACTGTCTGGCGACGTGGTGGCGAGCAATGGCCACCTCCACGACGAGCTGTTGGCGGCGCTCGCCGCGACGCGCCGAGGCTAA